Proteins from one Embleya scabrispora genomic window:
- a CDS encoding FAD-dependent oxidoreductase encodes MNRVRTAMIIGGGIAGPVTACALRRAGIEATVYEAYADLAPGDASGGALGIAPNGLDALRVIGAEEAVCAIGQPTTDMVFENGRGRRLGSAAGLPGLPPTRTVLRADLHRVLREHARDHDIRTEHGRRLVGVREEPDGVTAEFADGSTATADIVIGADGIRSTVRTLIDPAAPAPEYVGLLGFGVGASIPGDGAARPAPGAMHFAFGKRAFFGYWTHSDGSVALFSNLPHPPMTTAEARAVPAERWLGLLREAHAGDVPAEAVLRAASADDLLVAGPLELMPPLPHWHRDRLVLVGDSAHAPSASSGQGASLAMESGIQLARCLRDLPDPTAAFAAYEAMRRPRVEKIAAAAAKTNNSKAAGPLAKAVMALLMPIMTRTVLTPEKMFGEAQRHHIDWSAPAAA; translated from the coding sequence ATGAACCGCGTCAGGACCGCGATGATCATCGGTGGCGGCATCGCCGGGCCGGTGACGGCATGCGCGCTGCGCAGGGCCGGCATCGAGGCCACCGTGTACGAGGCATATGCCGATCTCGCGCCCGGCGACGCGTCGGGCGGCGCGCTCGGCATCGCGCCCAACGGGCTCGACGCGCTGCGGGTGATCGGCGCCGAGGAGGCGGTGTGCGCGATCGGGCAGCCGACCACCGACATGGTCTTCGAGAACGGTCGCGGCCGACGCCTCGGCAGCGCCGCCGGCCTGCCCGGCCTGCCCCCGACCCGCACCGTACTGCGCGCCGACCTGCACCGGGTGTTGCGTGAGCACGCCCGCGACCACGACATCCGCACCGAACACGGCCGGCGCCTCGTCGGGGTGCGGGAGGAACCCGACGGCGTCACCGCCGAGTTCGCCGACGGGAGCACCGCGACCGCCGACATCGTGATCGGCGCGGACGGCATCCGCTCCACGGTCCGGACCCTGATCGACCCCGCCGCGCCCGCCCCGGAATACGTCGGCCTGCTCGGCTTCGGCGTCGGCGCCTCCATCCCGGGCGACGGCGCCGCCCGGCCCGCCCCCGGCGCCATGCACTTCGCCTTCGGCAAGCGAGCCTTCTTCGGCTACTGGACCCACTCCGACGGCAGCGTGGCCCTGTTCAGCAATCTGCCGCACCCGCCGATGACCACCGCCGAGGCCCGGGCGGTCCCCGCCGAGCGGTGGCTCGGCCTGCTGCGCGAGGCGCACGCGGGCGACGTCCCCGCCGAGGCCGTGCTGCGCGCGGCCTCCGCCGACGACCTCCTGGTCGCCGGTCCGCTCGAACTGATGCCCCCGCTGCCGCACTGGCACCGCGATCGACTGGTCCTGGTCGGCGACTCCGCGCACGCCCCCTCGGCCAGTTCCGGCCAGGGCGCCTCACTCGCGATGGAAAGCGGCATCCAACTCGCCCGCTGCCTGCGCGACCTCCCCGACCCGACCGCCGCGTTCGCCGCGTACGAGGCGATGCGCCGACCCCGGGTCGAGAAGATCGCCGCCGCTGCCGCCAAGACCAACAACAGCAAGGCCGCGGGCCCGCTCGCCAAGGCCGTCATGGCCCTGCTGATGCCGATCATGACGCGCACCGTGCTGACCCCGGAGAAGATGTTCGGCGAGGCGCAGCGCCACCACATCGACTGGTCCGCGCCGGCCGCCGCCTGA
- a CDS encoding PadR family transcriptional regulator — MTTTFRRSPLALALLGLLYRDPMHPYAIQQRIKQWGKDKVVNVGQRASLYKTINRLREAELISVRETERDQQYPERTVYEITEAGRVACHAWMAEMVATPRNEFPEFPAALSFLALVTPETARELLTRRREALVARLADLDAEAAQTTRMNLPRVVLLEDEYLRAMTDAELRWVDAVSGDLTTGRLAWDEASLAAFTEAAAE; from the coding sequence ATGACGACGACTTTCCGCAGGTCACCGCTGGCTCTGGCGCTGCTGGGTCTGCTCTACCGCGACCCGATGCACCCGTATGCGATCCAGCAGCGGATCAAGCAGTGGGGCAAGGACAAGGTCGTCAACGTGGGCCAGCGGGCGTCGTTGTACAAGACGATCAATCGGCTGCGCGAGGCCGAGTTGATCTCGGTGCGCGAGACCGAGCGCGATCAGCAGTACCCGGAGCGGACCGTCTACGAGATCACCGAGGCGGGGCGCGTCGCGTGCCACGCCTGGATGGCGGAGATGGTGGCCACGCCGCGCAACGAGTTCCCCGAATTCCCGGCGGCGCTGTCCTTTCTGGCGCTGGTCACCCCGGAGACGGCACGCGAGTTGTTGACCCGGCGTCGGGAGGCGCTGGTCGCCCGGCTCGCCGATCTGGACGCGGAGGCGGCGCAGACCACGCGGATGAACCTGCCGCGTGTGGTGTTGCTGGAGGACGAATACCTGCGCGCGATGACCGACGCGGAACTGCGCTGGGTCGACGCGGTGTCGGGCGACCTGACGACGGGCCGGCTGGCCTGGGACGAGGCGTCGTTGGCCGCCTTCACCGAAGCGGCGGCGGAGTAG
- a CDS encoding peptidylprolyl isomerase codes for MIDNSVTALGPGAPGGDDPGATMSDALEYHVLHIAVETESEGRAILDELARDPGRFGELARKRSKDPLSAAKGGDLGWGQEDDYADAFAEALVALRPGRVSDLVPAQYGFHIIKLVDTRPARHVDED; via the coding sequence GTGATCGACAACTCGGTGACCGCGCTCGGCCCGGGCGCGCCGGGTGGCGACGACCCGGGAGCGACCATGTCCGACGCACTGGAATACCACGTCCTGCACATCGCGGTGGAGACCGAGAGCGAGGGGCGCGCCATCCTCGACGAACTGGCCCGGGACCCCGGCCGGTTCGGTGAACTCGCGCGCAAACGCTCGAAGGACCCGCTGTCCGCGGCCAAGGGCGGCGACCTGGGGTGGGGGCAGGAGGACGACTACGCCGACGCGTTCGCCGAGGCCCTGGTGGCGCTGCGCCCCGGGCGGGTGAGCGACCTGGTTCCGGCCCAGTACGGCTTCCACATCATCAAGCTGGTGGACACCCGACCGGCCCGCCACGTCGACGAGGACTGA
- a CDS encoding S1 family peptidase, whose product MTRTRHTSETRRPGAAKVFGAAVVALAAVGLCAPSASAVRNGTDAPVGAAPYTVALYTADGELLCGGTLVAPTKVLTAAHCATAVDDPTGITVVAGKVELTAPGGRTRKVTGARVHSKYAQGTLTYDAAVLTLDRSLQDPTLPIAGAKDGALYTLGKSATVYGWGKRDGGVPTTRQQRTTLVLSPVASCDPYTFPGDTTATKVCGLPPAANPGTSICRGDSGGPLVAGGKLIGIVSSGNKYCDGAQPRSVFTRASAVTKDLGL is encoded by the coding sequence ATGACTCGTACTCGGCACACGTCGGAGACCCGCCGGCCCGGCGCGGCGAAGGTGTTCGGCGCGGCGGTCGTCGCCCTGGCCGCCGTCGGACTCTGCGCGCCGTCCGCCTCGGCGGTGCGCAACGGTACCGACGCGCCGGTGGGAGCCGCGCCGTACACCGTCGCGCTGTACACCGCCGACGGTGAACTGCTGTGCGGCGGAACGCTGGTGGCCCCGACCAAGGTGCTCACCGCGGCGCACTGCGCCACGGCGGTGGACGACCCGACCGGCATCACCGTGGTCGCCGGCAAGGTGGAGTTGACCGCGCCCGGCGGGCGGACCCGGAAGGTGACCGGCGCGCGCGTGCACTCGAAGTACGCTCAGGGCACGCTCACCTACGACGCCGCCGTACTGACGCTCGACCGGTCGCTTCAGGACCCGACGCTGCCGATCGCCGGCGCCAAGGACGGCGCGCTCTACACCCTCGGGAAGTCCGCGACCGTCTACGGCTGGGGTAAGCGCGACGGCGGAGTGCCCACCACGCGGCAGCAGCGGACCACGCTGGTGTTGTCGCCGGTGGCGTCCTGCGACCCGTACACCTTCCCCGGGGACACCACGGCCACCAAGGTGTGCGGTCTGCCGCCGGCCGCCAATCCCGGAACCAGCATCTGCCGGGGCGACTCGGGCGGACCGCTGGTGGCCGGCGGCAAGCTGATCGGCATCGTGTCGTCGGGCAACAAGTACTGCGACGGCGCCCAGCCCCGCTCGGTCTTCACCCGCGCGAGCGCGGTCACCAAGGACCTGGGGCTCTAG
- a CDS encoding PadR family transcriptional regulator: MSIGHTLLGLLESGPCHGYDLKRSFDERFGRDRTLAYGQVYSTMSRLLKNGLVEIDGLESGGGPERKRYAITDAGVTDVEQWLGRPETPEPYLQSTLYTKVVLALLTGRDAADILDIQRAEHLTMMRELTRRKLDGDLGDRLICDHALFHLEADLRWLELTAARLGELTLEIRK; the protein is encoded by the coding sequence ATGTCAATCGGCCACACCCTGCTCGGGCTCCTGGAGTCCGGTCCCTGCCACGGCTACGACCTCAAGCGCAGCTTCGACGAGCGCTTCGGACGCGACCGTACCCTCGCCTACGGCCAGGTCTACTCGACCATGTCGCGGCTGTTGAAGAACGGCCTCGTCGAGATAGACGGGCTCGAATCGGGCGGTGGTCCCGAGCGCAAGCGCTACGCGATCACCGATGCCGGTGTCACCGACGTCGAACAGTGGCTCGGCCGGCCGGAGACGCCGGAGCCCTATCTCCAGTCGACGCTCTACACCAAGGTCGTCCTCGCGCTGCTGACCGGCCGGGACGCCGCGGACATCCTCGACATCCAGCGTGCCGAGCACCTGACCATGATGCGCGAGTTGACCCGGCGCAAGCTCGACGGCGATCTCGGTGACCGACTGATCTGCGACCACGCGCTGTTCCATCTCGAGGCGGACCTGCGCTGGCTCGAACTCACCGCCGCCCGGCTCGGCGAACTCACCCTGGAGATCCGCAAGTGA
- a CDS encoding ABC transporter ATP-binding protein codes for MTDSLLSGHDLHKAYGSTPALAGAEFTIRSGEVVAIMGPSGSGKSTLLHCLAGIVRPDSGTIRYDGRDLTAMSDGGRSALRRSDFGFVFQFGQLVPELTCLENVALPLRLNAVRRKEAEARAREWMERLEVADLARKRPGEISGGQGQRIAVARALVIRPRVVFADEPTGALDSLNGERVMQLLIGAARSTDAAIVLVTHESRIAAYSDREIVVRDGRSRDMARAA; via the coding sequence GTGACCGACTCCCTGCTCAGCGGCCACGACCTGCACAAGGCCTACGGATCGACACCCGCCCTCGCCGGCGCGGAGTTCACCATCCGGTCGGGCGAGGTGGTGGCCATCATGGGCCCGTCCGGATCGGGCAAGTCGACCCTGCTGCACTGCCTGGCCGGCATCGTGCGCCCCGACTCCGGCACCATCCGCTACGACGGCCGCGACCTGACCGCCATGTCGGACGGCGGGCGCAGCGCGCTGCGCCGCAGCGACTTCGGCTTCGTCTTCCAGTTCGGCCAACTCGTCCCCGAACTGACCTGCCTGGAGAATGTCGCGCTGCCGCTGCGGCTGAACGCGGTCAGGCGCAAGGAGGCCGAGGCCCGGGCACGGGAGTGGATGGAGCGCCTGGAGGTGGCCGACCTCGCGCGCAAGCGGCCCGGCGAGATCTCCGGCGGCCAGGGCCAACGCATCGCGGTGGCCCGTGCGCTGGTGATCCGTCCCCGGGTGGTCTTCGCGGACGAGCCGACCGGCGCGCTGGACTCGCTCAACGGCGAACGGGTGATGCAACTGCTGATCGGGGCGGCCCGATCCACCGACGCCGCGATTGTCCTGGTCACCCACGAGTCGCGGATCGCCGCCTACTCCGACCGGGAGATCGTCGTGCGCGACGGCCGGTCCCGAGACATGGCGCGCGCCGCGTGA
- a CDS encoding FtsX-like permease family protein, with translation MGAGFAVTGGREGWIRTLLTAIGVGLGVALLLLTTAIPGALSARDERGRDRNEQRGQAAQAGDHTLLIATVDTSYKGEEIRGRLLRAEGPKAPIPPGLAKVPGPGEMVVSPALADLLDTSRGRLLRERFPYRTVGTIGDKGLIGPDELAFYAGNDTVTAGDRWSSVLRITAFGSPFPADPMDPRLVLLVVVMFVVLLMPVAVLIATAVRFGGERRDRRLAALRLVGADARTTRWIAAGEALAGSLFGLLFGLGFFLIGRQLTGVAAAFDLSIFPADLDPSVPLAVLVALAVPLSAVAVTLFALRAVVIEPLGVVRAGTPPRRRVWWRLLLPLAGLAALYPLIRRGSESGEFNRGQVVLGVVLLLLGVTAMLPWVVEAVVARLGAGRVPWQLAVRRLQVGSTAAARAVNGIAVAVAGAIALQMLFLGIENDYVKETGADTTRAQLSVSSDAPVGTEGIARITGQLRETKGVRSVFGRSTTRLAEPGEDPGPGASLTIGTCDTLRELARIEGCADGDTFVVDPRTSSSVGGMRPVPGKNVVIDTGHGPRASAAPTPWVIPKAARTVPGRSDGSGIMPDGVLATPGAVPAAVNRQLTYSMTVALDPAVPDASDLARNAMARVDPLAQVYTLNETQESRRFANVRTALFIGSTVVLLMIGASLLVTMLEQLRERRKLLSVLVAFGTRRGTLSWSILYQTAIPVVLGLILAAGTGVALGAALLGMAQRPFGVDWTGLASMTGIGAGVVLLVTALSLPPLWRMMRPDGLRTE, from the coding sequence ATGGGCGCCGGATTCGCGGTCACCGGCGGCCGGGAGGGCTGGATCCGCACGCTGTTGACCGCGATCGGCGTGGGCCTCGGGGTGGCGCTGCTGCTGCTGACCACCGCGATTCCGGGCGCGTTGTCCGCGCGGGACGAGCGGGGCCGCGATCGCAACGAACAGCGCGGGCAGGCGGCGCAGGCAGGCGACCACACGCTGCTGATCGCCACCGTCGACACCAGCTACAAGGGCGAGGAGATCCGCGGTCGGCTCCTGCGGGCGGAGGGCCCGAAGGCGCCGATCCCGCCGGGGCTGGCCAAGGTGCCCGGACCGGGCGAGATGGTCGTCTCGCCCGCGCTGGCCGACCTGCTCGATACGAGCCGGGGGCGGCTGCTCCGGGAGCGGTTTCCCTACCGCACGGTCGGCACCATCGGCGACAAGGGCCTGATCGGCCCGGACGAACTGGCGTTCTACGCCGGGAACGACACCGTGACCGCGGGCGACAGGTGGAGTTCGGTACTGCGGATCACCGCGTTCGGCAGCCCGTTTCCCGCCGATCCGATGGATCCCCGGCTGGTGTTGCTGGTCGTGGTGATGTTCGTGGTGCTGCTGATGCCGGTCGCGGTGTTGATCGCCACGGCCGTGCGGTTCGGCGGCGAGCGGCGGGACCGGCGGCTCGCGGCGCTGCGGCTGGTCGGCGCCGACGCGCGGACGACCCGGTGGATCGCGGCGGGGGAGGCGCTCGCGGGATCACTGTTCGGCTTGCTGTTCGGGCTCGGCTTCTTTCTGATCGGGCGGCAACTGACCGGCGTGGCCGCCGCGTTCGACCTGAGCATCTTCCCGGCCGACCTGGACCCGAGCGTGCCGCTCGCGGTGCTCGTGGCGCTGGCGGTGCCGTTGTCGGCGGTCGCGGTGACCCTGTTCGCGCTGCGTGCCGTGGTGATCGAACCGCTGGGCGTGGTCCGTGCCGGCACACCCCCTCGGCGCCGGGTGTGGTGGCGCCTGCTGCTGCCGCTCGCGGGGCTGGCCGCGCTGTACCCGCTGATCCGCCGGGGGTCGGAGAGCGGGGAGTTCAACCGGGGGCAGGTCGTGCTCGGCGTGGTGCTGCTCCTGCTCGGTGTCACCGCGATGTTGCCCTGGGTCGTGGAGGCGGTGGTGGCCCGGCTCGGTGCCGGTCGGGTGCCGTGGCAACTGGCGGTCCGGCGGCTCCAGGTGGGCAGTACGGCGGCGGCCCGGGCGGTCAACGGCATCGCGGTCGCGGTGGCGGGGGCGATCGCGCTCCAGATGCTCTTCCTGGGGATCGAGAACGACTACGTCAAGGAGACCGGCGCGGATACGACGCGGGCCCAACTCTCGGTGAGCTCCGACGCGCCGGTGGGCACCGAGGGGATCGCGCGGATCACCGGGCAGCTCCGGGAGACGAAGGGGGTGCGCAGCGTCTTCGGGCGATCCACCACCCGCCTGGCCGAGCCGGGCGAGGATCCCGGTCCGGGCGCGTCGCTGACGATCGGGACGTGTGACACGTTGCGCGAGTTGGCCCGGATCGAGGGATGCGCGGACGGGGACACGTTCGTCGTCGACCCGCGCACGTCGAGTTCCGTCGGGGGCATGCGGCCGGTGCCCGGGAAGAACGTGGTCATCGACACGGGCCACGGTCCGCGTGCGTCCGCCGCGCCCACGCCGTGGGTGATTCCCAAGGCCGCGCGCACGGTCCCGGGTCGATCGGACGGGAGCGGGATCATGCCGGACGGCGTGTTGGCGACGCCCGGCGCGGTGCCGGCGGCGGTGAACCGGCAGTTGACGTACTCGATGACCGTGGCGCTCGACCCGGCGGTGCCGGACGCGAGCGACCTGGCGCGCAACGCCATGGCCCGGGTGGATCCGTTGGCGCAGGTGTACACGCTGAACGAGACCCAGGAATCGCGGCGGTTCGCGAACGTCCGCACCGCGCTGTTCATCGGCTCGACGGTGGTGCTGCTGATGATCGGCGCGAGCCTGCTGGTGACCATGCTGGAACAGCTGCGCGAGCGGCGGAAGTTGTTGTCGGTCCTGGTCGCGTTCGGCACCAGGCGCGGCACGTTGAGCTGGTCGATCCTGTACCAGACGGCGATCCCGGTGGTGCTCGGCCTGATCCTCGCGGCCGGCACCGGGGTGGCGTTGGGCGCGGCGCTGCTCGGCATGGCGCAACGTCCGTTCGGCGTGGACTGGACCGGGCTGGCGTCGATGACCGGGATCGGCGCGGGTGTGGTGCTGTTGGTCACGGCACTGAGTCTGCCGCCGCTGTGGCGGATGATGCGGCCGGACGGGCTGCGGACGGAGTAG
- a CDS encoding SAM-dependent methyltransferase — protein MSENRPSEGQPIPGPDVAHNARVWNHWLGGKDNYPIDRKVGDHVTSMFPSIGEVARADREFLGRAVRFLAGEAGMDQFLDIGTGLPTADNTHEVAQRVNPAARIVYVDNDPLVLAHARALLTSTPEGATDYIHADAHHPDAIVRDAKATLDFDRPVAVMLLGSLNFILDTDTAVDIVGRLMAAVPSGSHLVITHPTTELGGEGNVEAMRFWNENATPPITARGLAEFTRFFTGLDLLDPGIVSCARWRATSVDGRLPPIVPQFGAVARKP, from the coding sequence GTGAGCGAGAATCGACCGTCCGAGGGCCAGCCGATCCCGGGGCCCGACGTCGCGCACAACGCCCGGGTCTGGAATCACTGGCTGGGCGGCAAGGACAACTACCCGATCGACCGCAAGGTCGGCGACCACGTCACGAGCATGTTCCCGAGCATCGGCGAAGTCGCCCGCGCGGACCGGGAGTTCCTGGGTCGCGCGGTGCGCTTCCTGGCCGGCGAGGCGGGGATGGACCAGTTCCTCGACATCGGCACCGGGCTGCCCACCGCCGACAACACGCACGAGGTCGCCCAGCGGGTGAACCCCGCCGCGCGGATCGTCTACGTGGACAACGACCCGCTGGTCCTGGCGCACGCCCGCGCGCTGCTCACCAGCACCCCCGAGGGCGCCACCGACTACATCCACGCCGACGCGCACCACCCCGACGCCATCGTCCGGGACGCCAAGGCGACGCTGGACTTCGACCGCCCGGTCGCGGTGATGCTGCTCGGCAGCCTCAACTTCATCCTCGACACCGACACGGCCGTGGACATCGTCGGGCGGCTGATGGCCGCCGTACCGTCCGGCAGCCACCTGGTGATCACCCACCCGACCACCGAACTCGGCGGCGAGGGCAACGTCGAGGCCATGCGGTTCTGGAACGAGAACGCCACCCCGCCGATCACCGCCCGCGGGCTCGCCGAATTCACCCGCTTCTTCACCGGCCTGGACCTGCTCGACCCGGGCATCGTCTCGTGCGCCCGCTGGCGAGCCACCTCCGTCGACGGTCGACTCCCGCCGATCGTCCCGCAGTTCGGCGCGGTCGCCCGCAAGCCCTGA
- a CDS encoding helix-turn-helix domain-containing protein, producing MNARRGITTCAACGRRFARRDTGDRKRRYCDPGCRRRARTAREREAPPAVDPRGLEAGIVAILRRVACALEEAERTCEPLRVRLAYADRLSGETQRYRAAVGEVRPGTTVGLRPEWSAQLAARLGARAHPGEDARGDADLSASQHAGERLATALRELRRTAGVTVADLAWQAGIGEEFLARILAGEVFASWPVVETLAGKLGGEAADLRALWECSRGVDHGIRRELPDLAALLTAMVRGLWLAAGRPAPDRIGGEPLRPGTVERVLAGELILDRAGAELLVERLGAHPDVIRRLWKQVHYGVLIRLGDAGFPAGGLPFAALPGPGSRPARVTGTHTGDGDVG from the coding sequence ATGAACGCCCGCAGGGGCATCACCACGTGCGCCGCGTGCGGTCGACGCTTCGCGCGGCGCGACACGGGCGACCGCAAGCGGCGCTACTGCGACCCCGGTTGCCGGCGGCGGGCACGCACGGCACGGGAGCGCGAGGCGCCGCCGGCCGTCGACCCCCGGGGGCTGGAGGCGGGCATCGTCGCGATCCTGCGCCGGGTGGCCTGCGCGCTGGAGGAGGCCGAACGTACGTGCGAGCCGCTGCGGGTCCGGCTGGCCTACGCGGACCGGCTGAGCGGGGAGACCCAGCGATATCGCGCGGCGGTGGGGGAGGTCCGGCCCGGCACGACGGTAGGGCTGCGCCCGGAGTGGTCCGCGCAGTTGGCCGCGCGTCTGGGGGCCCGGGCGCATCCGGGCGAGGACGCGCGTGGGGACGCGGACCTGTCGGCGTCCCAGCACGCCGGCGAGCGGCTGGCGACCGCGTTGCGCGAACTGCGCCGTACCGCCGGGGTCACCGTCGCCGACCTGGCCTGGCAGGCCGGGATCGGCGAGGAGTTCCTGGCCCGCATCCTGGCCGGGGAGGTGTTCGCTTCCTGGCCGGTGGTGGAGACCCTGGCCGGGAAGCTGGGCGGCGAGGCGGCGGATCTGCGTGCCCTGTGGGAGTGCTCGCGCGGGGTCGACCACGGCATCCGGCGCGAACTGCCGGACCTGGCCGCGTTGTTGACCGCCATGGTGCGCGGCCTGTGGCTGGCCGCCGGGCGTCCCGCGCCGGATCGCATCGGCGGCGAACCGTTGCGCCCCGGTACGGTCGAGCGGGTCCTGGCCGGCGAGCTGATTTTGGACCGGGCCGGTGCCGAGCTGCTGGTGGAGCGGCTGGGCGCGCATCCGGACGTGATCCGGCGGTTGTGGAAGCAGGTGCACTACGGCGTGCTGATCCGCTTGGGCGACGCCGGATTCCCGGCCGGGGGACTGCCGTTCGCCGCCCTGCCGGGACCCGGGTCGCGGCCGGCCCGGGTGACCGGGACGCACACCGGCGACGGCGATGTCGGCTGA